ATTTGCCGCTATATAGATCAGCCTTGAACGACTTCCTACAACCGGGAGCATTATAATATGTCGCAGGCGGAAGAGAAAACGCGGATCATGGAAAAGCTGATCGCGACGCTCGATCTCGAGAAGCTGGAAGAAAACCTCTTTCGCGGCAAGAGCCCCCAGGTCGGCTGGCAGCGCGTCTTCGGCGGTCAGGTCATCGCCCAGGCGCTGATGGCCGCCCAGCGCTGTGTTGACGCCGACCGCTTCGTGCATTCGCTGCACGCCTATTTCATGCGCCCCGGCGATCCCGCCGTTCCGATCATCTATCAGGTCGAGCGCATCCGCGATGGCGCAAGCTTCACCACCCGCCGGGTCGTGGCCATCCAGCATGGCAAGGCGATCTTCTCCATGTCGGCATCCTTCCAGCTCGATGAAGAAGGTCTCGATCACCAGGTCGCAATGCCCGACGTGCCAGCGCCGGAAAGCCTGATGGGCGAGAAGGAGTTCCGCGAGGTCTTCCTCGCCAAGGCGCCTGAAACCGTGCGC
The window above is part of the Rhizobium sp. ACO-34A genome. Proteins encoded here:
- a CDS encoding acyl-CoA thioesterase II, whose translation is MSQAEEKTRIMEKLIATLDLEKLEENLFRGKSPQVGWQRVFGGQVIAQALMAAQRCVDADRFVHSLHAYFMRPGDPAVPIIYQVERIRDGASFTTRRVVAIQHGKAIFSMSASFQLDEEGLDHQVAMPDVPAPESLMGEKEFREVFLAKAPETVRRYWGRERPIEIRPVSLVHYISDEKLEPKAHIWVRTSAPPPDDRHYQAAVLAYLSDMTLLDTSLYAHGTSIFDPSLQAASLDHAMWFHRPTRLDDWLLYTQDSPSASGARGMTRGSIYSRDGVLIASVAQEGLIRKRADD